From a single Adhaeribacter swui genomic region:
- a CDS encoding glycosyltransferase family 4 protein: MKVLVDFQIFFLQRYGGISRYHATINDYINASKKESKSSIINLGCNNAYTSSQFELLKIFNRKGCRRLLYAINKYVVALKINKFDIFHPTYYDSYFLKLNSSTPYVITIHDMIPEIFFKESMKTLIDNKRKIILNASAIIAISETTKSEILNLYNIDPDTIHVIYHGYPEAFTMHNVSENNNNLITDGSYILFIGQRETYKNFIFFINAASNFLKKNNIQLKVIGGPASSQELKLIESLNLTNRVIFKNHVSDFELYSFYANALCFVFPSLSEGFGMPLLEAFIANCPVVCSDIPIFREICGPAAEYFKLDNKENLEKSLENILNNKLLRKDLIKRGKEQVKKFQWSDAATKTLNVYQSALKNNKTYENNI, translated from the coding sequence ATGAAAGTTTTAGTAGATTTTCAAATATTTTTTCTTCAAAGATATGGTGGAATATCTAGATACCATGCAACTATTAATGATTATATAAATGCTTCTAAGAAGGAAAGTAAATCATCTATCATAAACCTTGGCTGTAATAACGCCTATACATCATCACAATTTGAACTTTTAAAAATTTTTAATAGGAAAGGATGTAGAAGGCTTCTTTATGCAATTAACAAGTATGTGGTAGCTTTAAAAATTAATAAGTTTGACATTTTCCATCCAACATATTATGATTCATATTTTCTAAAATTAAATTCATCTACTCCTTATGTTATAACAATACATGATATGATTCCTGAGATTTTTTTTAAAGAATCGATGAAAACTCTTATTGACAACAAAAGGAAAATAATTTTAAATGCTTCAGCAATAATTGCAATTTCAGAAACAACAAAATCTGAAATATTAAACCTTTATAATATAGACCCTGATACCATACACGTTATTTATCATGGCTACCCTGAAGCCTTTACAATGCATAATGTAAGTGAAAATAATAATAACCTTATTACTGATGGTTCATATATTTTATTTATAGGACAAAGAGAAACTTATAAAAATTTTATATTTTTTATCAATGCGGCTTCAAACTTCTTAAAAAAGAATAATATTCAATTAAAAGTAATAGGAGGTCCTGCTTCATCTCAGGAGTTAAAATTGATAGAATCTCTTAATTTGACAAATAGAGTTATTTTTAAGAACCATGTTTCAGACTTTGAGTTATATTCTTTCTATGCTAATGCACTTTGTTTCGTGTTTCCTTCCCTCTCAGAAGGCTTTGGTATGCCATTACTAGAAGCATTTATAGCGAATTGCCCTGTTGTTTGTTCTGATATTCCTATATTTAGAGAAATCTGTGGGCCAGCTGCTGAGTATTTTAAATTAGACAATAAGGAAAACTTAGAAAAAAGTTTAGAGAATATACTTAATAATAAACTCCTCCGGAAAGACTTAATCAAAAGAGGTAAAGAACAAGTTAAAAAATTTCAATGGAGTGATGCTGCAACAAAAACCCTTAATGTTTACCAATCTGCTTTGAAAAATAATAAAACTTATGAAAACAATATATAA
- a CDS encoding flippase, with protein sequence MEVLNDFVGKLKNKQKIIFNSIWVIGDKLIRMFGGLIVGIWVARYLGPFNLGALNYALSIIAICVPIISLGLNNIVLTELIKENNKGQVVFTSLILRLFSGSIICFLIFLFSFTLNNEPLIKYLLIILSFQCIFQSSEIFDIYYQSLTESKKSVIAKSSAYIIINIIKVFALLNGSNILIFGLLSIAETFIAGVILTYFYLIVSRQTINELKFDLSYAKNLLSRSWPLIISDLFIIIYMRIDQLMIKNMVGNTELGRYSAAVRLSEIHYFLAGAICISVYPSIIQLKEKNETDFLNAFQKLFNILCTISVVFAIIFTFFSDIIVNTLYGIEYNGVGGVLAVHIWTGVFVFLGVGSSNWFIINNLQRHVVIRTIIGLSINIILNIVLIPEYQAFGAAIATLIAQMFAAFIANSFTTKTRVIFNLQLKSFLVFFKPSIKNYI encoded by the coding sequence ATGGAAGTTCTAAATGATTTTGTAGGGAAGCTAAAAAATAAACAAAAGATAATCTTTAATTCCATATGGGTAATTGGTGATAAATTAATAAGAATGTTTGGTGGTTTAATCGTTGGTATCTGGGTGGCTAGGTATTTGGGGCCATTCAATCTAGGCGCTTTAAATTATGCACTAAGTATAATTGCTATTTGTGTGCCAATTATAAGTTTAGGTTTAAATAATATTGTACTAACAGAATTAATAAAGGAGAATAATAAAGGACAAGTCGTTTTTACTTCATTAATTTTACGATTATTTTCAGGTTCTATTATTTGTTTTTTGATTTTCCTATTTTCTTTTACTTTAAATAATGAACCTTTAATAAAGTATTTATTAATTATTTTATCGTTTCAATGTATTTTCCAAAGTTCAGAAATTTTTGATATCTATTATCAATCCCTAACTGAATCAAAAAAATCAGTTATTGCAAAATCAAGCGCGTATATTATTATTAATATAATAAAAGTTTTTGCATTATTAAATGGTTCAAATATTTTAATATTTGGTTTGTTGTCAATTGCAGAAACTTTTATAGCGGGAGTTATATTAACTTATTTTTATTTGATAGTTTCAAGACAAACCATAAATGAATTAAAGTTTGATCTATCTTATGCTAAAAATTTATTGTCACGTTCATGGCCATTAATAATTTCTGATTTATTCATTATTATTTACATGCGGATAGATCAGTTAATGATAAAGAATATGGTTGGTAATACAGAACTTGGTAGATATAGTGCAGCCGTTCGCTTATCTGAAATACACTATTTTTTAGCAGGAGCAATATGCATTTCAGTTTATCCTTCAATTATACAGCTTAAGGAAAAGAATGAAACAGACTTTTTGAATGCATTCCAAAAGCTATTTAATATCCTCTGTACGATTTCAGTTGTATTCGCAATAATATTTACCTTTTTTTCTGATATAATTGTTAACACACTCTATGGAATTGAATATAATGGAGTAGGTGGGGTATTAGCAGTGCATATTTGGACGGGAGTATTTGTATTTTTAGGAGTGGGAAGTAGTAATTGGTTTATAATCAATAATTTACAACGACATGTAGTAATTAGAACTATAATAGGTTTAAGTATAAATATTATTCTAAATATTGTTTTAATACCTGAATATCAAGCCTTTGGTGCCGCTATAGCGACACTTATAGCACAAATGTTTGCAGCATTTATAGCAAACTCTTTTACAACAAAAACACGTGTTATTTTTAATCTACAATTAAAATCTTTTTTGGTATTCTTCAAGCCATCAATTAAAAATTATATTTAA
- a CDS encoding polysaccharide biosynthesis/export family protein, which translates to MRLFTLRIVGLLLFALLTACSSYKNIPYFQDLNRTAPSKEDITNFSPLKIQPGDILGIHVNSLNPEASALFNYNMNRMAGPSNEFFYNNPVVGFLVDVNGEINLPLIGTVKVSGLTTTEIQNNLTAQLVTFLKKPVINVRILNFRVSVLGDVQNPNVYTVQNERITITDALSLAGDLNITAMRNNVLLIREIDGSREYYPIDLTSKKLMESPYFYLRNNDVLYVQPDKSKFATVNRGYQNANLVFSAVSALSILLTIFLR; encoded by the coding sequence ATGCGTCTTTTTACTCTCCGAATCGTAGGCTTATTGCTGTTTGCCTTACTTACTGCTTGTAGTTCTTATAAAAACATTCCTTATTTCCAGGATTTAAATAGGACGGCGCCTTCCAAAGAAGATATTACTAATTTTTCGCCACTTAAAATTCAGCCGGGTGATATTTTAGGTATCCACGTAAATAGTTTAAATCCAGAAGCTTCTGCTTTATTTAATTATAATATGAACCGGATGGCAGGGCCCAGTAATGAGTTCTTTTATAATAACCCGGTAGTTGGTTTTTTAGTGGATGTTAACGGAGAAATTAATTTGCCTTTAATCGGCACCGTAAAAGTATCTGGTTTAACTACTACGGAGATACAGAATAATTTAACTGCGCAACTGGTTACTTTCCTTAAAAAGCCCGTGATAAATGTTCGTATTTTAAATTTCAGGGTATCGGTTTTGGGGGATGTACAAAACCCGAATGTGTATACCGTTCAAAACGAGAGAATCACTATCACGGATGCTTTAAGTTTAGCCGGCGATTTAAACATTACCGCTATGCGTAATAATGTTCTCCTGATCCGCGAAATAGACGGAAGCCGCGAGTATTATCCCATTGATTTAACTTCTAAGAAACTTATGGAATCGCCTTATTTCTACCTCCGGAACAACGATGTACTATACGTGCAACCCGATAAATCAAAATTCGCTACGGTTAACCGGGGTTATCAAAATGCAAATCTGGTGTTCTCGGCTGTATCAGCTCTTTCCATCCTTTTAACGATATTCTTAAGGTAA
- a CDS encoding DUF4184 family protein — protein sequence MPFTFSHPAIVLPLYYLPRKTRSMTGLVVGSMAPDFEKFFRMSIHDGFSHTWPAIFYFNLPLAILLSFAFHQVVRDPLIDNLPGFLKKRLVLYKGFNWLSYFKAHYLIVVFSILVGVLSHLTWDSFTHPGGRLALMLPFLSNWIEVFNHYMLLSTFSDRVSSILGLLVISGVIFTSPFREIPEGADNKRRNYWFIMGFMIVFVLSVRLLIGIESDNFLWDFIISIISATLFSLFVTSYVVR from the coding sequence ATGCCGTTTACCTTTTCGCATCCCGCCATTGTTCTGCCGCTTTACTACTTACCCCGAAAGACCCGGTCTATGACCGGTTTAGTGGTAGGAAGCATGGCTCCGGATTTTGAAAAGTTTTTCCGGATGAGCATTCATGATGGTTTCAGCCACACCTGGCCCGCTATTTTTTATTTTAACTTACCACTGGCCATTCTGCTGAGTTTTGCCTTTCACCAGGTAGTGCGCGATCCTTTGATTGATAATTTGCCTGGTTTTTTAAAAAAAAGATTAGTGCTTTACAAAGGTTTTAACTGGCTCAGCTATTTTAAAGCGCATTATTTGATTGTTGTGTTTTCTATATTAGTGGGCGTCCTATCTCATCTCACCTGGGACAGCTTTACGCACCCGGGCGGCAGGTTGGCTTTAATGCTGCCCTTTTTATCAAACTGGATAGAAGTTTTCAATCATTATATGTTATTATCTACTTTTAGTGATCGGGTAAGCTCTATTTTGGGTTTGTTGGTAATTAGCGGGGTAATTTTTACCAGTCCTTTTAGGGAGATTCCTGAGGGAGCAGACAATAAAAGAAGAAATTATTGGTTTATCATGGGGTTTATGATTGTATTTGTCCTTTCAGTCCGGTTGCTGATTGGGATTGAATCTGATAACTTTCTCTGGGATTTTATAATTTCTATCATATCGGCTACCTTATTTAGTTTGTTTGTTACTTCTTACGTAGTTCGATAA
- a CDS encoding O-antigen ligase family protein, whose amino-acid sequence MKTIYKINNWVLFFLAISIPFLNSWKIGGHSIANFTQITIILLLYYFVLVLKSPLQNNPYKSTSSFLTIFLFLFTLSIVFSLIQVEDIKQGFTQFFNYLQILIIYIILSEITFYDNAFEYVIKGLYFGFLISVFISIMQYFGFSAFNLFTEDQLNSNTTFSSNESELSVSRIWGPFGNSLTFSLYLSVVGLVLYVYFKYYKNRKLVALFLLILTLLCIGLTISRMALFAFGVSLFIMEFIAGTKKYRIIYLGLLLVLFFSWETILNQIAGGSPLLSRINNSQDDLQKGRLELWEVGYQVWKDNIFFGSGPGNLAYELYHHGWNTSIDKIVYTNTAGHVENFYLTVLFTFGLVPFLFYFLFFLKYNIVALSLFYNSFKNKIDLMSMILFPGFLCFFINNLINPALNSDQRIQLLFIFLLVLTNIYYKKSKLVNSLANANYRL is encoded by the coding sequence ATGAAAACAATATATAAAATAAATAATTGGGTTTTATTTTTTCTTGCTATTAGTATTCCTTTTTTAAACTCTTGGAAAATTGGTGGACATAGTATAGCGAATTTTACACAAATAACTATTATTTTATTATTATACTATTTTGTACTTGTTTTAAAATCACCATTACAAAATAATCCTTATAAAAGTACAAGTTCTTTTCTTACTATTTTCCTTTTTTTATTTACTTTATCTATCGTCTTTTCCCTTATTCAGGTAGAAGATATAAAGCAAGGATTTACACAATTTTTTAATTATTTACAAATTCTGATTATATATATTATACTATCAGAAATTACATTTTATGACAATGCATTTGAGTACGTCATTAAAGGATTGTATTTTGGGTTTTTAATATCAGTATTTATTTCAATAATGCAATATTTTGGGTTTTCTGCATTTAACTTATTTACAGAAGATCAACTAAATTCAAATACAACTTTTAGTTCAAATGAAAGTGAATTAAGTGTTTCACGTATCTGGGGGCCTTTTGGTAACTCCTTAACTTTTTCTCTTTATCTTTCTGTTGTTGGATTAGTCCTTTATGTTTATTTTAAATATTATAAAAATAGAAAACTTGTAGCATTATTTTTACTTATACTTACATTGCTTTGTATTGGTTTGACTATCTCCAGAATGGCTCTTTTTGCATTTGGTGTATCTTTATTTATTATGGAGTTTATAGCTGGTACTAAAAAATATAGGATAATTTATTTGGGTTTATTATTAGTCTTATTTTTTAGTTGGGAAACAATACTAAACCAGATTGCAGGTGGTAGCCCTTTACTAAGTAGAATTAATAATTCTCAGGATGATTTACAAAAAGGCAGATTAGAATTATGGGAAGTTGGTTATCAGGTTTGGAAGGATAATATCTTTTTCGGTTCGGGCCCAGGCAATCTTGCATACGAACTTTATCATCATGGTTGGAATACATCTATTGATAAAATAGTTTATACAAACACCGCTGGACATGTGGAAAACTTCTATTTAACTGTTTTATTTACTTTTGGACTAGTACCATTCCTTTTTTATTTTCTATTTTTTTTAAAATATAATATTGTAGCACTTTCATTATTTTATAATTCATTTAAAAATAAAATAGATTTAATGTCTATGATATTGTTTCCTGGATTTTTATGCTTTTTTATTAATAATCTTATTAATCCCGCTTTAAATAGTGATCAAAGGATACAGCTTTTATTTATATTTCTACTGGTACTAACAAATATTTATTATAAGAAAAGTAAATTAGTTAATAGCTTAGCTAATGCAAATTATAGATTATAA
- a CDS encoding nucleotide-diphospho-sugar transferase, which translates to MPVPPVLIIGFNRPKHIQQVFNAIKQAKPNRLYIAVDGPRKDRKADLINVQETINIFENIDWPCNVKRLIRKENLGCKMAVSSAITWFFEHEEQGIILEDDCLPSSSFFNYCEYLLDKYKYNDSIMHINGVNFQDGIVRGTGSYYFSKICHVWGWATWRRAWEKYDIEMKEVETFFEYNIYKSVINYPNSLKYWQSAFYKTKQGLIDTWDYQWVYSVWKNNGLAIASNYNLVSNIGFDEMATHTKDIDLNVSGKALESIKGEVQDCSIYIPHYDADIYSCNKLFTVRKKNLFVRFRNKIKSEILKINSYYNSN; encoded by the coding sequence ATGCCTGTTCCTCCTGTATTAATTATTGGCTTCAACAGACCTAAACACATTCAACAAGTTTTTAATGCAATCAAGCAAGCAAAACCTAATAGACTTTATATTGCAGTAGATGGGCCCAGAAAAGATAGAAAGGCTGATTTGATTAATGTTCAAGAGACAATTAATATATTCGAAAATATTGATTGGCCATGCAATGTCAAAAGATTAATACGTAAAGAGAATTTAGGGTGTAAAATGGCGGTAAGCTCTGCTATTACTTGGTTTTTTGAACATGAAGAACAGGGTATAATACTAGAAGATGATTGTTTGCCTTCATCTTCATTTTTTAATTATTGTGAATATTTACTTGATAAATATAAGTATAATGATTCTATAATGCATATAAATGGCGTTAATTTTCAAGATGGTATTGTAAGAGGAACTGGATCATATTATTTTTCAAAAATTTGCCATGTATGGGGTTGGGCAACTTGGAGAAGAGCATGGGAAAAATATGATATAGAAATGAAAGAAGTTGAAACCTTTTTTGAATATAATATCTACAAAAGTGTTATCAATTATCCTAATTCTTTAAAATATTGGCAAAGTGCATTTTATAAAACAAAACAAGGCTTAATTGATACTTGGGATTATCAGTGGGTGTATTCTGTATGGAAAAATAATGGCTTAGCTATAGCTTCAAATTATAATTTAGTTTCAAATATTGGCTTTGATGAAATGGCTACTCATACTAAAGATATAGATTTAAATGTATCAGGAAAAGCTTTAGAATCTATTAAAGGAGAAGTTCAAGACTGTAGTATTTACATACCACACTATGATGCAGATATTTATTCTTGTAATAAATTATTTACGGTGCGAAAAAAGAATTTATTTGTAAGATTTAGAAATAAAATAAAGAGTGAAATTTTAAAAATAAATAGTTATTATAATAGTAACTGA
- a CDS encoding GumC family protein: MSTTQQAAQFTTFTLPAREAESFDIKKLVDKYLYHWPLFALGMVLSVVGAFYYLRVTDPTYEVKAALEFKDLRKTGVNTNNKNLSLNEIAPNTTKLVENEMELLKSRKLVHQVIMDLQLWVSYQHQDSVKNRDLYAITPVKLTFLKQPTTFTIPELEIQIKNKNSFILKEPDGKTKEYAFNSPIQNDLGNWQLKPTANLNWFIGSEIKIIIQDPDIVSDAYQRNLKVSMENKLAPFVSLAINEQVPQRGRDFLNTLLETYSNDAVNQKNNETQKNLNFINSRIDSLAKELSRTEEELEDFRSSQGITDISSESKVYLDNVQANENKLNEATVQLNVIQGIQNHLNSPQNKNTVPSLVGIADEGLVQLLQKLSDFQSQRDQMLATTPEANPIFEPIDLQIKTTKEAINEKIENIKSSFLTTQKQLQAFNQKFEGSIKKLPGQERQLIVLQREQASKEKLYTYLLEKKEEVALSYASILSDVRIVDDAHAGPVKWPQIPMVLGIALLLGLVAPAGFIYARENLNDKIISRQDIENEVDVPILAELSHQNSKEAIVVTNGRGNFAIGEQFRTLRTNLYHVHNHNEGGRVTLITSSTGGEGKSFVSTNLGVVLAHSDRKTVILEMDLRKPKVSQAFKISLEQQGISDFLNGQAALEDIIQASGIANLDIIGCGSILPNPSELLEKTKLDDLILILKNWYDDIIIDSPPIHLVTDAVIISRVADVTLYIVRQGFTRKIERDFIKQVFKSKKMPNMKIVFNGIQGEKFGYGYNYDDSYYNSYNPDVNKPVTRFKKFFNRF, encoded by the coding sequence ATGAGTACTACCCAGCAAGCAGCCCAGTTTACCACATTTACCCTCCCTGCCCGAGAAGCCGAGTCGTTTGATATTAAAAAATTAGTAGATAAATACCTGTACCATTGGCCGCTCTTCGCGTTAGGGATGGTACTTTCAGTAGTGGGTGCTTTTTATTATTTGCGGGTAACCGACCCCACTTACGAGGTAAAAGCAGCGCTGGAATTTAAAGACCTCAGAAAAACAGGGGTTAATACAAATAACAAGAATTTATCGCTGAACGAAATAGCGCCGAATACCACTAAATTAGTAGAAAACGAAATGGAACTGTTGAAATCCCGGAAGCTGGTGCACCAGGTAATTATGGATTTACAGTTGTGGGTTTCTTACCAGCACCAGGATAGCGTAAAAAACCGGGATTTGTATGCCATTACTCCCGTAAAACTTACCTTTTTAAAGCAGCCCACTACGTTTACTATTCCGGAACTGGAAATTCAGATAAAAAATAAAAATAGCTTTATTCTAAAAGAACCGGATGGCAAAACGAAAGAATATGCTTTTAACAGTCCCATTCAGAATGATTTAGGTAATTGGCAATTAAAACCAACTGCTAACCTAAACTGGTTTATTGGTTCGGAAATTAAAATAATTATTCAGGACCCGGACATTGTTTCGGATGCGTACCAGCGGAACCTGAAAGTATCCATGGAAAACAAATTAGCACCCTTTGTTTCCCTGGCCATAAATGAGCAAGTTCCGCAACGGGGCCGCGATTTTCTGAATACTTTATTGGAAACATACAGTAACGATGCAGTTAATCAAAAAAATAATGAAACGCAAAAGAATTTAAATTTCATTAACTCCCGGATTGATTCACTGGCAAAAGAATTAAGCCGTACCGAGGAAGAGTTAGAAGATTTTAGAAGCTCGCAGGGTATTACTGATATTTCTTCTGAATCGAAAGTGTACCTGGATAATGTGCAAGCTAACGAAAACAAGCTAAACGAGGCAACGGTACAACTTAATGTTATTCAGGGTATTCAAAATCACCTCAATTCTCCGCAAAATAAAAATACGGTACCAAGTTTAGTGGGTATTGCGGATGAAGGTTTAGTTCAACTCCTGCAAAAATTGTCGGATTTCCAATCGCAACGCGACCAGATGCTGGCTACTACTCCCGAAGCAAACCCCATTTTTGAGCCCATTGATCTCCAGATTAAAACGACCAAAGAAGCTATAAACGAAAAAATAGAAAATATTAAATCTTCGTTTCTGACAACCCAAAAACAACTCCAAGCTTTTAACCAAAAGTTTGAAGGTTCCATTAAAAAATTACCGGGGCAGGAACGACAATTGATTGTATTACAGCGGGAACAAGCCAGTAAAGAAAAGTTGTACACCTACCTGCTCGAAAAAAAGGAAGAGGTGGCCCTGAGTTATGCTTCTATCTTATCGGATGTGCGGATAGTGGATGATGCCCATGCCGGTCCGGTAAAATGGCCACAGATCCCTATGGTATTGGGCATTGCGCTTTTATTAGGCTTAGTGGCTCCGGCAGGATTTATCTATGCCCGCGAAAATTTAAACGATAAAATCATCTCTCGTCAGGATATTGAAAACGAAGTGGACGTACCCATATTGGCAGAGTTATCGCACCAGAATTCAAAAGAAGCGATTGTGGTTACCAATGGCCGGGGCAATTTTGCCATTGGGGAACAATTTCGGACCCTGCGCACGAACTTGTATCACGTGCATAACCACAATGAGGGTGGCCGGGTTACCTTAATTACTTCCAGTACCGGGGGAGAAGGAAAAAGCTTTGTAAGTACTAACTTAGGGGTAGTACTGGCCCATTCCGACCGGAAAACAGTTATTCTGGAAATGGACTTACGTAAACCCAAAGTTTCCCAAGCGTTTAAGATATCCCTCGAACAACAAGGCATTAGTGATTTCCTGAATGGACAAGCAGCTTTAGAGGACATTATTCAAGCTTCGGGCATCGCTAACCTGGATATAATTGGCTGCGGTAGCATATTACCTAATCCTTCTGAATTACTGGAGAAAACGAAATTAGACGATTTAATCCTGATTCTGAAAAATTGGTACGACGATATTATTATTGATAGCCCGCCCATTCACTTGGTTACGGATGCCGTTATTATCTCCCGCGTAGCCGATGTAACCTTGTATATCGTGCGGCAAGGCTTTACCCGTAAAATTGAACGTGACTTTATCAAACAAGTATTTAAAAGTAAGAAAATGCCTAATATGAAAATTGTTTTCAACGGCATACAAGGTGAAAAATTTGGCTATGGATATAACTATGATGATAGTTATTATAATTCCTATAATCCCGACGTGAATAAGCCAGTTACACGATTTAAAAAATTCTTTAATCGATTTTAA
- a CDS encoding glycosyltransferase: MKIVHVIFSLKTGGAETMLVDVLNEQIKSSSVELIIVNNIYDLTLIKCIDKRVKISFINREPKSLNILKLLKLNYLIFQINPTVIHCHNHNLAPLIKFTGTSKICLTVHSLNMPLKHFTKYNQVFAISDAVRKDILSRSGINVKVVYNGIDFEKVEYKENINSYSPLFSILQVSRLDYKLKGQDVLLRALAILIHDKGIKYIKLDLIGESNNNSDKIYLENLVHELDIKDYVNFLGLKRRDYVYLNLKSYSLLVQPSIYEGFGLTIVEAIAAKIPVLVSDIEGPMEVIGGGKFGEYFEKANHYDCASKIEKLIMDYSNQHRLDKINRSFEFAFNTFNIKNTANNYLKEYALL, translated from the coding sequence GTGAAAATAGTACACGTTATATTTTCTCTGAAAACAGGTGGAGCAGAAACCATGTTAGTTGATGTTTTAAATGAGCAAATAAAAAGTTCCAGTGTTGAATTAATTATTGTTAATAATATTTACGATCTAACTTTAATTAAATGCATTGATAAGAGAGTCAAAATTAGCTTTATTAATAGAGAACCTAAAAGTTTAAATATTCTCAAATTATTAAAGCTTAACTATTTAATTTTTCAGATTAATCCAACTGTTATTCATTGTCATAATCATAACTTGGCGCCACTTATAAAATTTACAGGTACTTCAAAGATTTGCTTAACTGTTCATTCTTTAAATATGCCTTTAAAGCATTTTACAAAGTATAACCAAGTTTTTGCTATTTCTGATGCGGTCAGAAAGGATATATTAAGTAGAAGTGGTATTAATGTTAAGGTTGTTTACAATGGAATTGATTTTGAAAAAGTTGAGTATAAAGAAAATATAAATAGCTATAGCCCACTCTTTTCTATACTTCAAGTAAGTCGATTAGATTACAAATTGAAAGGTCAGGATGTCCTTTTAAGAGCATTAGCAATCTTAATTCATGATAAGGGTATCAAATATATAAAGTTAGATTTAATTGGAGAGTCTAATAACAATTCAGACAAAATTTATTTAGAAAATTTAGTTCACGAATTGGATATTAAAGACTATGTTAATTTTCTCGGACTTAAGAGAAGAGATTATGTATATCTAAACCTAAAATCATATAGTTTACTTGTTCAGCCATCAATTTATGAAGGCTTTGGTTTGACAATTGTGGAAGCTATAGCTGCCAAGATTCCTGTGTTAGTTTCAGATATTGAAGGTCCTATGGAAGTAATTGGTGGTGGTAAATTCGGCGAATATTTTGAAAAGGCTAATCATTACGACTGTGCTAGTAAAATTGAAAAATTAATTATGGATTATTCAAATCAACACAGATTGGATAAAATTAATAGAAGTTTTGAATTTGCTTTTAATACTTTCAATATAAAAAATACAGCGAATAATTATTTAAAAGAATATGCATTGCTTTAA
- a CDS encoding glycosyltransferase family 2 protein, with translation MTNNILVSIITPSYNQGSYIEETILSVINQTYKNIQYIVVDGGSSDNTMEIVNKYKDKIDIIIHEKDNGQSEAINKGFKLSKGELVGWINSDDLLYPECVEKIVELYHSKPNGSIYYNAYGKMIDGKGDTIKEYCIIIPNKDYLLNHDYRVSQPGSFYNKAMLKKVNYLDESIHYCMDLDLWLRLLNFAPIYYTTYPPLSCFRIWEETKTSTGGQKFFNDIRLVLLKNGAKKYAKTVVKTYWYSFKARIKDLIK, from the coding sequence ATGACAAATAATATATTAGTTTCAATCATTACACCTTCATATAATCAAGGTTCGTATATAGAAGAAACTATTTTATCTGTTATTAATCAAACCTATAAAAATATTCAATACATAGTTGTTGATGGTGGTTCGTCAGATAACACGATGGAAATCGTAAATAAATATAAGGATAAAATAGATATTATTATTCATGAAAAAGATAACGGGCAATCTGAGGCAATAAACAAGGGTTTTAAATTATCTAAAGGTGAATTGGTAGGTTGGATTAATTCTGATGACTTATTGTATCCTGAATGTGTTGAGAAGATAGTGGAGTTATATCACTCTAAACCAAATGGAAGCATTTATTATAACGCCTATGGGAAAATGATTGATGGAAAAGGGGATACTATCAAAGAGTATTGTATCATCATACCAAATAAGGATTATCTTCTTAATCATGATTATCGTGTTTCTCAACCAGGATCATTTTATAACAAAGCAATGCTTAAAAAGGTAAACTACCTAGATGAATCTATTCATTATTGCATGGATTTAGATTTGTGGCTTAGATTATTAAATTTTGCCCCTATATATTATACAACTTATCCACCATTAAGTTGCTTCAGAATTTGGGAAGAAACAAAGACATCAACTGGTGGCCAAAAATTTTTTAATGACATAAGATTAGTACTTTTAAAAAATGGTGCTAAGAAGTATGCTAAAACTGTTGTAAAAACCTATTGGTATAGTTTTAAGGCACGTATTAAGGATTTAATTAAATAA